A region of Moorena producens PAL-8-15-08-1 DNA encodes the following proteins:
- a CDS encoding DUF1822 family protein, which yields MVTLPEPAHQLAEKRCQQQSNLEKAEQVYLNTLAVYAVNDYLQGLEFETDLYSSDSHNSIMHTFLDVADLVVKNYGKLECKPVSPDAEFVYVPEEVWQDRIGYIAVQLNDSLTEAKLLGFVENVTTNELPLRQLQPMAYFPEYLQDLPRKSTDSREV from the coding sequence ATGGTCACACTACCAGAACCAGCCCATCAGCTAGCAGAAAAGCGTTGCCAACAGCAATCTAATCTGGAAAAAGCCGAACAGGTTTATCTCAATACCTTGGCGGTGTATGCAGTTAATGATTATTTACAGGGTCTAGAATTTGAAACTGATTTATACTCTAGTGATAGCCATAATTCGATCATGCATACATTCCTAGATGTGGCTGATTTAGTGGTTAAAAATTATGGCAAGCTCGAATGTAAACCAGTCTCACCAGATGCCGAGTTTGTTTACGTCCCAGAAGAAGTTTGGCAAGACAGAATTGGTTATATAGCGGTGCAACTGAATGACTCCTTGACAGAAGCAAAACTGCTGGGATTTGTGGAAAATGTTACAACTAATGAGTTACCGTTAAGGCAGTTGCAGCCGATGGCATATTTTCCAGAATACCTTCAGGATTTACCCAGAAAATCCACCGATAGTCGAGAGGTTTAA
- a CDS encoding DUF1822 family protein, whose product MTSTIKSYIKPLTFKVPLALAAHRRAKEFQQHQANLTKAKQVYFNTLAVYAVNFYLRCMGFETNLEESDSWNPVMQTLMDVADLSVKNHGKLECRLVLPEAKCVKVPAAVWQERIGYVAVELDQALEEATLVGFADTVLTEELPLNQLRTLKELPPHIREYRQSPLSQAGAKQWSHSHGFKPKVLCTDASPSNTMQTHPTQQQQPQNQTPVVRLRQWLENSFEADWKTVETILPPAPEPMLDFRSFPFDQPSKGLHTTVGVKRGKLLGSEIAWGAEKVALFVELHPTDSPKMNIFIELFPPGGADRLPKNLQIMVLDHEGIAVIQTQARETENIKLQVSGEPGEHFSIKLVLNDVSFTENFLI is encoded by the coding sequence ATGACGTCTACCATTAAGTCGTACATTAAACCCTTAACCTTTAAAGTTCCGCTAGCTTTAGCAGCACATCGCAGAGCAAAGGAATTTCAACAGCACCAAGCTAATCTGACTAAAGCCAAACAGGTTTATTTCAATACTCTGGCAGTGTATGCAGTTAACTTTTACTTGCGGTGTATGGGATTTGAGACAAACTTAGAGGAAAGCGACAGTTGGAACCCAGTGATGCAAACCCTGATGGATGTTGCGGATCTGAGTGTGAAAAATCATGGTAAGTTGGAGTGTAGACTTGTTTTACCTGAGGCTAAGTGTGTCAAAGTTCCAGCAGCAGTCTGGCAGGAACGAATTGGTTATGTGGCGGTGGAGCTTGATCAAGCATTGGAGGAGGCAACTCTGGTAGGATTTGCTGATACAGTGCTCACAGAAGAATTACCCCTCAACCAATTGCGAACCCTGAAAGAGTTACCGCCACACATTAGAGAGTATCGGCAATCTCCCCTATCCCAGGCAGGGGCAAAGCAGTGGAGCCATAGTCATGGTTTCAAACCCAAGGTCTTGTGTACCGATGCTTCACCGTCCAACACTATGCAAACACACCCTACCCAACAACAGCAACCACAAAACCAGACACCAGTAGTGCGATTAAGGCAGTGGTTAGAGAATAGTTTTGAGGCAGATTGGAAGACAGTGGAAACTATCTTACCGCCAGCACCGGAGCCAATGCTTGATTTCAGAAGTTTCCCCTTTGATCAACCTAGTAAAGGATTGCATACTACCGTGGGAGTAAAACGAGGTAAGCTACTCGGTTCGGAAATTGCCTGGGGTGCCGAGAAGGTGGCTTTATTTGTGGAGCTACATCCAACGGATTCACCCAAAATGAATATATTCATTGAACTCTTTCCTCCTGGTGGTGCAGACCGTCTTCCCAAGAATCTACAGATTATGGTGCTGGATCACGAGGGAATTGCGGTGATTCAAACCCAAGCCAGAGAGACGGAAAATATTAAGTTGCAAGTAAGTGGTGAACCGGGAGAACATTTTAGCATTAAGTTAGTTTTGAATGATGTTAGTTTTACAGAAAATTTCTTAATCTGA
- a CDS encoding DUF928 domain-containing protein translates to MLTKLFRLKYLFASNLVFVGWISCFLVSRVEADQSISLGQIPQVPIYFINPKPPDNGTPSAPHGTGTRGDCLYKAELPLLTPLVGGYNLDLTVSDYPTFWIYIPYTSEDAPSGEFSLQDEDGENDLYRKSFKLPDQPGIVSITLPKTENPLEVGQTYRWNLEINCPSTELSNQFPTPASVTGLVRRVAQSPDLERELNGANTPLERIAAYGKHHIWYDTLTELAELRLQDPQNMNLETAWIKLLTDQSFVETISKTNILGNLQ, encoded by the coding sequence ATGTTAACTAAATTATTTCGGCTTAAATACCTATTTGCCTCTAATTTAGTCTTTGTTGGCTGGATCAGCTGTTTCTTGGTCTCCCGAGTAGAGGCTGATCAATCCATCAGTCTTGGGCAAATACCACAAGTACCAATTTACTTTATCAATCCCAAACCCCCAGACAATGGTACTCCTTCTGCTCCCCACGGTACTGGAACCCGTGGTGATTGCCTATACAAGGCAGAGCTTCCACTACTGACTCCTTTAGTAGGTGGTTATAATTTGGATTTAACGGTTAGTGATTATCCAACCTTTTGGATATATATACCTTACACCTCAGAGGATGCACCGTCGGGAGAATTTTCCTTGCAGGATGAGGATGGGGAAAACGATCTTTACCGAAAATCTTTCAAACTACCAGACCAGCCAGGCATTGTTAGTATTACGCTTCCTAAGACAGAAAATCCCTTGGAAGTTGGTCAAACCTATCGTTGGAATCTAGAGATCAATTGCCCTTCTACAGAATTATCCAATCAATTCCCAACTCCAGCGTCTGTGACAGGACTAGTTCGCCGAGTTGCCCAGTCTCCAGACCTAGAAAGGGAGTTAAATGGGGCTAACACTCCTCTAGAGAGAATTGCAGCTTATGGCAAGCATCACATATGGTATGATACCCTAACTGAGCTAGCTGAATTACGGCTGCAAGATCCACAAAATATGAATCTTGAAACTGCTTGGATTAAGCTATTGACTGATCAAAGTTTCGTAGAAACAATTTCTAAAACAAACATTTTGGGTAACCTTCAGTAA
- a CDS encoding transposase: MQSLMGETPCSLAASLIYLRHHINFQLLGLQFQVSESTANSTFNYWQSLFREALPASLLEQVKKCEEESEIIREALTEYELIVDSAEQVRERPLAVGHATRTNYHHQKKFYSGKKKSHTFKNPFIVLPKGEDIVDVVVGKPGPKSDINICRESLKKFDDKQRLSGDKAYVGEEQIKTPHKKPKNGELTSQQKKYNKLLSSNRIFVEHGIRLVKIFKIAGERFRLNSSKYSEVILTICGLVRLRTGALVLQVTKASESAETIEVLSAHSFGAKLTSIASSSLL, from the coding sequence ATGCAGTCGCTCATGGGGGAAACCCCCTGTTCCCTTGCTGCATCGCTAATTTACTTACGACATCACATAAACTTTCAACTTCTAGGACTACAGTTTCAGGTGAGTGAATCTACAGCAAACTCTACTTTTAACTACTGGCAATCTCTTTTCAGGGAAGCTCTACCAGCTTCTTTATTAGAACAAGTAAAAAAGTGCGAAGAAGAGTCGGAGATAATTCGGGAAGCTTTGACTGAGTATGAGTTAATAGTAGATAGCGCTGAACAAGTCAGGGAAAGACCTTTGGCCGTAGGCCACGCTACGCGAACAAATTATCATCATCAAAAAAAATTCTATTCTGGGAAGAAGAAAAGTCATACATTTAAAAACCCATTTATTGTGTTGCCAAAAGGGGAAGATATTGTGGACGTAGTCGTGGGCAAACCTGGCCCCAAAAGTGATATAAATATTTGTCGGGAAAGTTTAAAAAAATTTGATGATAAACAACGACTGAGTGGAGACAAAGCTTATGTGGGAGAAGAACAAATAAAAACTCCCCATAAAAAACCAAAAAATGGTGAATTAACCTCACAGCAAAAGAAATATAACAAGCTATTATCTTCAAACAGAATATTTGTAGAACACGGAATTAGATTGGTGAAAATTTTTAAAATAGCAGGAGAAAGGTTTCGCCTAAATTCTAGTAAATATTCTGAGGTGATTTTGACAATATGCGGTTTAGTAAGATTGAGAACAGGAGCCTTAGTATTACAAGTAACAAAAGCCTCTGAAAGTGCTGAAACAATTGAAGTTTTATCTGCTCATAGTTTTGGTGCTAAATTAACATCAATAGCTTCGTCAAGCCTATTATAG
- a CDS encoding peptidase domain-containing ABC transporter encodes MRYPIVLQHSEEDCGAASIATIAKHYGRTFAISRVREAVGTGSRGTTLLGLSRGAEVLGFNSRQVKATAQIIDRINEVPLPAIIHWKGYHWVVLYGKKGKKYVIADPGVGVRYLTRRELMEGWANGIMLLLTPDDSRFYQQQNDQVGGFGRFIARVWPYRFILAQAISINFAIGLLSLASPLMMQLLTDDVLVRGDTQLLTTVAIGVIAMNLFSSAIGLVQSHLIGHFGQRLQLGLIMEYGRKLLRLPLSYFEGRRSGEVVSRIADVDAINNLVSQIVLGLPSQFFIALVSLALMIFYSWELTLASIAAFVIVTIVNLLFLPALRAKTRNMIVLGTENQGFLVETFRGVQVLKTTPATPQAWGEYQSNYGRLANLGWSTMKLGLYSGTITSILSTFTSIAVLWLGSYLVINQTLSIGQLLAYNGMSSNFLGFLGAVIGLVDEFITAQVVIQRLTEVIDATPEDENDFKKPWAEIPGNADITCSKLNFHHAGRVDLLQDFSLTIPGGKVIALIGKSGCGKSTLAKVMAGLYSLQSGNIRYGLYNQQDLSLECLRQQVILVPQEPHFWSRSIIDNFHFSYPQVTFEQIVKACEIAGADSFISELPDKYQTVLGEFGANLSGGQRQRLAIARAIVTDPPVLILDESTGALDPVSEAQVLDQLLSSRQGKTTIMISHRPKVIQRANWIIMLEKGKLQIQGTPEELHSLAGDHLDFLDDFVPSTKNLVMYASGSDSSVNSTSLNGNYSSSQFGDIPRPGF; translated from the coding sequence ATGAGATACCCAATTGTCCTCCAACATAGTGAAGAAGACTGCGGTGCAGCTTCCATCGCCACCATTGCCAAGCACTACGGACGCACCTTTGCCATCAGTCGTGTGAGGGAAGCAGTAGGCACTGGCTCCCGAGGAACTACTTTGCTCGGATTGAGCCGAGGAGCAGAAGTCTTGGGATTCAACTCCCGCCAAGTCAAAGCCACTGCTCAAATTATCGATCGCATTAATGAAGTACCCTTGCCAGCCATTATCCATTGGAAAGGCTACCACTGGGTGGTATTATATGGCAAAAAAGGAAAAAAATATGTGATTGCGGACCCTGGAGTAGGGGTACGCTACCTCACTCGCAGAGAGTTAATGGAGGGTTGGGCCAACGGCATCATGCTGTTACTGACCCCCGACGACAGCCGCTTTTATCAGCAACAGAACGATCAAGTTGGTGGGTTTGGGCGCTTTATTGCCCGGGTCTGGCCCTATCGCTTCATTTTAGCCCAAGCCATTAGCATCAACTTTGCCATTGGACTGCTCTCCCTGGCCTCCCCGTTAATGATGCAACTGCTCACCGATGACGTGCTGGTGCGGGGGGATACCCAACTGCTGACCACCGTGGCCATTGGGGTGATTGCCATGAACCTGTTTAGCAGTGCCATTGGTTTGGTTCAGTCTCACCTGATCGGTCACTTCGGCCAACGGCTGCAATTAGGCCTGATCATGGAATACGGGCGAAAACTCCTGCGCTTGCCCCTATCTTACTTTGAAGGACGGCGCAGTGGGGAAGTGGTCAGCCGCATTGCTGACGTGGATGCTATCAATAATCTAGTTTCCCAAATTGTCCTCGGTTTGCCCAGCCAATTTTTTATCGCCTTGGTTTCCTTGGCCTTGATGATCTTCTACAGTTGGGAACTGACTCTGGCTTCGATTGCTGCTTTTGTAATCGTTACTATCGTCAATCTGCTTTTCCTGCCTGCCTTGCGCGCCAAAACCCGCAACATGATCGTCTTGGGCACAGAAAACCAAGGCTTTCTGGTAGAAACGTTTCGGGGGGTGCAGGTTCTCAAAACTACCCCAGCTACCCCTCAAGCTTGGGGAGAGTATCAAAGCAATTACGGTCGTCTGGCTAACCTGGGCTGGAGTACAATGAAGCTGGGACTTTACAGCGGTACAATCACCAGCATTCTTTCCACATTTACTTCCATCGCTGTACTCTGGTTGGGCAGTTACCTGGTGATCAATCAGACATTATCCATCGGTCAGTTGCTGGCCTACAATGGCATGAGTAGCAACTTTCTGGGCTTCTTGGGGGCAGTAATCGGGCTAGTGGATGAATTTATTACTGCCCAGGTAGTTATCCAACGCCTGACGGAAGTGATCGATGCCACCCCAGAAGATGAGAATGACTTCAAAAAGCCCTGGGCTGAAATTCCCGGCAATGCAGACATTACCTGCAGTAAGCTCAACTTTCACCACGCTGGTAGAGTTGACCTCCTCCAAGATTTCTCCCTCACTATCCCTGGCGGTAAAGTCATTGCCCTGATTGGTAAATCTGGCTGTGGCAAGAGTACCCTGGCTAAAGTGATGGCTGGTTTGTATTCTCTCCAGTCTGGCAATATCCGCTATGGCCTCTACAACCAGCAAGACCTCTCCCTGGAATGCTTGCGGCAGCAGGTAATATTAGTACCACAAGAACCCCACTTCTGGAGTCGCTCCATCATTGACAATTTCCACTTTAGCTATCCCCAGGTCACTTTTGAGCAGATTGTCAAAGCTTGCGAGATAGCTGGGGCTGACTCTTTCATCAGCGAACTGCCCGACAAATATCAAACGGTTTTAGGGGAATTTGGTGCCAATCTCTCTGGGGGCCAAAGGCAACGATTGGCTATTGCTAGAGCTATAGTTACTGACCCACCAGTCCTAATTTTAGATGAATCCACTGGTGCCCTCGATCCAGTCAGCGAAGCTCAAGTGTTAGATCAATTACTATCCTCTCGCCAAGGCAAAACCACTATTATGATTAGTCATCGCCCGAAAGTGATTCAGCGAGCCAATTGGATTATCATGCTCGAAAAAGGAAAATTGCAAATCCAAGGCACTCCAGAAGAGTTACACTCTCTG
- a CDS encoding CHAT domain-containing protein, with translation MKRLIQFIVMTLLGLILSRGIHALPFSAGHQHSAISTQPSALSHQHSAISHQNSTLSNTKQNLTVSRTQQEAEPTKHYLLLEAGKQYYDAGQYSDAARVLQQAAQAYQATGDILNQAQALRLLSLVTQQLGELDKAQAAIDSSLSLLETLSRGSERVLAQVLNTQGRLQLVQGNAEAALNTWQNAEALYAKANDRVGVLGSQINQAQAMQSLGLYRRAKKLLTQVRQTLLAQPDSPLKAIGLHNLGNVFRQAGDLEESKQTLTESWTVAQRIQSSQSESQGWLSLGNTERALATRAKESNNNKAFQQYIQDAITHYQQAAATTTSPITQIQAQLNQLSLLIETDQEKSAQALLPQIQTLLTKLPSSRASVYAHVNFAQSLITIRNGELRCSERAATGLSLAKRPRYANGHATRTQITKPIPTPITNSQDIAQQLNTAIEQAQTLEDKRAESYALGTLGNCFEQTNDWSNAITFTKSALVIAQGINAADIAYQWQWQMGRILNAQAEQATTTTHGNTEAVNDLIQDAIDLWSRSAIAYYTQASNTLTNLRSDLVTLNPDIQFSFREQVEPVYRQLVDLLLRSPQPSNDNLKQARDAIEALQLAEIDNFFRDACAKPEKVNIDNLDPTAAVIYPIILKDGLAVILKLPEPDKLRYYIHSNISEAQVDKAVKNFRNVLRRRSTSISKVKKESQQIYDWLIRPFEEELDSHREADQSPIKNLVFVLDGSLRNVPVAALYDGKQYLIERYAVAVTPGLQLVDPKPLPRQQLRALIAGATNAPSFKKEGLGPIDNVAFELTKIGEQVNRSQKLENQEFIKENLQNQLTAASFNVVHIATHGQFSSNPEQTFILDWDERIKVKDLDNLLRMSDPSGTTPIELLLLSACQTATGDKRAALGLAGIAIRAGARSTLATLWQVNDASTAEFMNQFYQQLNNPQLTKAEALRNAQLAFLKKKYPSTDYHRPHIWAPFILVGNWL, from the coding sequence ATGAAGCGCCTGATTCAGTTTATTGTGATGACCTTGTTGGGGCTAATCTTAAGCCGTGGTATACACGCACTACCCTTCTCTGCTGGCCATCAGCACTCAGCCATTAGCACTCAGCCATCAGCACTCAGCCATCAGCACTCAGCCATTAGCCATCAAAACTCAACCCTCAGCAACACCAAGCAGAACCTAACAGTAAGCAGGACGCAACAGGAAGCAGAACCCACGAAACACTACTTGCTCTTAGAAGCAGGCAAACAATACTACGATGCTGGACAGTATTCTGATGCTGCACGAGTATTGCAGCAAGCGGCACAAGCTTATCAAGCCACAGGAGATATACTCAACCAAGCCCAAGCTCTGCGTTTGCTGTCCTTAGTGACTCAGCAACTCGGGGAATTGGATAAAGCCCAAGCAGCCATTGACTCCAGTTTGTCGTTGCTAGAAACCCTATCTAGGGGGAGTGAACGAGTATTGGCTCAAGTGTTGAACACTCAAGGGCGTTTGCAATTGGTACAGGGAAATGCTGAAGCTGCTCTGAACACCTGGCAAAATGCTGAAGCACTGTATGCTAAAGCCAATGATCGGGTTGGTGTACTTGGTAGCCAGATTAATCAAGCCCAAGCGATGCAGTCTTTGGGACTTTACCGTCGAGCCAAGAAGCTACTAACTCAGGTAAGACAAACCCTGCTGGCACAACCGGATTCTCCTCTAAAAGCGATTGGCTTACACAATCTTGGTAATGTGTTTCGACAAGCAGGGGATTTAGAGGAATCTAAACAGACCTTAACCGAAAGTTGGACAGTCGCACAACGAATACAATCTTCCCAATCCGAGAGTCAAGGGTGGCTGAGTTTAGGTAATACTGAGCGAGCCTTAGCCACAAGAGCAAAAGAATCGAATAATAACAAAGCATTCCAGCAGTATATCCAAGACGCTATAACTCACTATCAACAAGCAGCAGCAACCACCACCTCACCAATCACCCAAATTCAAGCACAATTGAATCAGCTAAGTTTATTGATCGAGACAGACCAGGAGAAATCTGCTCAAGCCTTATTGCCACAAATCCAGACATTACTAACTAAATTACCATCCAGTAGAGCATCAGTTTATGCCCACGTAAATTTCGCTCAAAGTCTGATCACGATAAGAAATGGAGAATTGCGATGCTCTGAAAGAGCCGCTACGGGATTGAGCTTGGCCAAAAGGCCACGCTACGCGAATGGTCACGCTACGCGAACGCAAATTACCAAACCAATTCCCACACCAATAACCAATTCCCAAGACATTGCTCAACAACTCAACACAGCCATTGAGCAAGCTCAAACCCTAGAAGACAAACGAGCAGAATCCTATGCCCTGGGCACCCTCGGTAACTGCTTTGAACAAACCAACGATTGGTCAAATGCCATAACCTTTACCAAGTCAGCACTTGTGATTGCCCAAGGGATTAATGCAGCGGATATTGCTTATCAGTGGCAGTGGCAAATGGGACGTATACTGAACGCTCAAGCCGAACAAGCCACTACCACCACACATGGTAATACCGAAGCAGTAAACGACCTGATCCAGGATGCGATTGACCTTTGGTCACGCTCCGCGATCGCTTATTATACCCAAGCCTCTAATACCTTAACGAATTTACGCAGTGATTTAGTTACTCTCAATCCTGACATCCAGTTTTCCTTCCGAGAACAAGTAGAACCGGTTTATCGACAGTTAGTTGATTTACTATTGCGTTCTCCTCAACCAAGTAACGATAATCTCAAACAAGCCCGTGATGCTATTGAAGCACTCCAGCTTGCTGAAATCGACAACTTCTTTCGAGACGCCTGCGCCAAACCAGAAAAGGTTAACATTGACAATTTAGACCCCACAGCAGCCGTCATTTACCCGATTATCTTAAAAGACGGCTTAGCGGTAATTCTCAAATTGCCTGAACCAGATAAATTGCGTTACTATATCCATAGTAACATATCAGAAGCTCAAGTAGACAAAGCGGTCAAAAACTTTAGGAATGTCCTAAGAAGACGTAGCACTAGTATTAGCAAAGTCAAAAAAGAATCCCAACAAATTTATGACTGGCTAATCAGACCCTTTGAAGAAGAACTAGACAGTCACCGTGAGGCAGACCAAAGCCCAATAAAAAACCTAGTATTTGTCCTAGATGGGTCATTACGAAATGTTCCTGTAGCAGCCCTTTATGATGGCAAACAGTATTTAATAGAACGGTATGCTGTAGCTGTGACCCCTGGCTTACAGCTAGTGGACCCCAAACCATTGCCACGGCAACAGCTCAGAGCCCTAATTGCTGGAGCTACTAACGCTCCCAGCTTTAAAAAAGAAGGTTTAGGACCAATCGATAACGTAGCATTCGAGTTAACAAAAATTGGGGAACAGGTAAACCGTAGTCAGAAACTGGAAAATCAGGAATTTATCAAAGAAAACCTGCAAAATCAACTAACCGCAGCCTCTTTCAATGTTGTTCATATTGCTACTCACGGTCAGTTCAGTTCCAATCCAGAGCAAACATTTATCCTAGACTGGGATGAGCGCATCAAAGTCAAGGATTTAGATAACTTACTACGGATGAGTGACCCCAGTGGCACCACCCCCATTGAACTGTTGTTACTGAGTGCTTGTCAGACTGCTACTGGGGACAAACGAGCCGCTTTAGGACTAGCTGGAATAGCCATTAGAGCAGGAGCACGCAGTACCCTAGCCACCTTGTGGCAAGTTAATGATGCCTCTACAGCCGAATTTATGAATCAGTTCTACCAACAGTTAAATAATCCACAGTTGACTAAAGCCGAAGCCCTGCGAAATGCTCAATTAGCGTTTCTGAAGAAGAAATATCCCAGCACAGACTACCATCGTCCTCATATTTGGGCACCGTTTATTTTGGTTGGAAATTGGCTGTAA
- a CDS encoding CHASE2 domain-containing protein translates to MGKLVVLSLDCDSQQQGFQVRLEIGEEGSRPTLEMTGYLPAASELTTYLQYHWLQKYRSLGSPARIQPGKVIYGGSISQRLKECRDSAKELGNRLKRWLDSEQFRPIDKRLREELNPEEAIRVLIRTENTQLQKLPWHLWDFFERYPNAEVALSGTQFKRPDKLPVSTGKSNVRILSILGHSAGINIKADRQLLEKLPHVRTVFLVEPKHHEINDQLWDQPWDIIFFAGHSETEGETGRIYINPIDSLTIDELRYAFQKAVAQGLKLAIFNSCDGLGLARQLHDLQIPQMIIMRELVPDQVAQNFLKYFLKGFANGKSLYLAAREAREQLQGLERQFPCASWLPVIYQNLGQEPPAWADLCQESEIPSQIPSEIPSEIPSEIPSEIPSEIPSVSGKPKRRSVQTVLISSIVVTSLVMVVRSLGLFQPWELQGFDQLMRLRPNEGPDPRLLLVTITEEDVQSQPKEERRAASLSDRSLAKLLAKLEQYQPRAIGLDIYRENPVGGEYQDLATRMQTSDHFFAICQYGDPGVSPPPEVPEVRQGFNNVLLDPDRIIRRHLLAVGSPSPCQSYYSFNVQLATRYLADLGIQLEVTENYLKLGTTVFKTLEKDSGGYHNLDSRGQQLLLNYRASGQIAETVSLAEVLTDQFNPDLVRNRIVIIGTIAPSFNDNFWRTPYSGGQWSVETMSGIEIQAQMISHILSAVLDNRPLIWWWSEPGEALWIWCWAVLGGTVAGNFNVLRSVVLGTGTALVVLYGSCSVLLIVTGGWVPLIPATIALVATSVVVYCRLQK, encoded by the coding sequence ATGGGAAAGTTAGTTGTCCTGAGTCTAGATTGTGATTCCCAGCAGCAGGGGTTTCAGGTACGCTTAGAAATTGGGGAAGAAGGGTCACGGCCAACACTCGAAATGACAGGTTACTTGCCTGCAGCTTCAGAACTGACTACTTACTTACAATACCATTGGCTCCAAAAATATCGGAGCCTAGGTTCACCCGCAAGAATCCAGCCCGGAAAAGTTATCTATGGTGGTTCCATTAGCCAACGGCTCAAGGAATGTCGGGATTCAGCGAAAGAATTAGGTAATAGACTCAAACGATGGCTCGATTCTGAACAGTTTCGTCCTATTGATAAGCGATTACGGGAAGAGTTAAACCCAGAAGAAGCGATTCGGGTACTGATTCGCACGGAAAATACCCAGTTACAAAAGCTGCCTTGGCATCTGTGGGATTTTTTTGAGCGTTACCCCAATGCTGAAGTTGCTCTGAGTGGAACACAGTTTAAACGACCCGATAAACTTCCTGTATCTACCGGGAAATCTAACGTTAGAATTTTATCAATTTTAGGTCATAGTGCTGGTATTAATATTAAGGCAGATCGACAACTACTGGAGAAGTTACCTCATGTAAGAACAGTCTTTTTGGTGGAGCCCAAACATCACGAAATCAATGACCAGTTATGGGATCAACCTTGGGATATTATCTTTTTCGCAGGACATAGTGAGACAGAGGGGGAAACCGGTCGAATTTATATTAATCCCATCGATAGCTTAACCATTGATGAGCTGCGCTATGCCTTCCAAAAAGCCGTGGCACAGGGCTTAAAACTGGCAATTTTCAATTCTTGTGATGGGTTGGGATTGGCAAGGCAACTCCATGATTTGCAAATTCCCCAAATGATTATAATGCGGGAGTTGGTGCCAGATCAGGTCGCTCAAAACTTTTTGAAGTATTTTTTGAAGGGGTTTGCTAATGGTAAGTCTTTATATCTGGCAGCCCGGGAAGCACGGGAGCAATTGCAGGGGTTGGAGCGTCAGTTTCCCTGCGCCAGTTGGTTGCCAGTAATTTACCAGAATCTAGGACAAGAACCCCCAGCTTGGGCAGATTTGTGCCAAGAGTCAGAAATACCATCGCAAATACCATCAGAAATACCATCAGAAATACCATCAGAAATACCATCAGAAATACCATCAGAAATACCATCGGTCTCAGGGAAACCCAAGAGGCGTAGTGTCCAGACAGTGCTGATATCTAGCATAGTAGTGACTAGCTTGGTAATGGTAGTGCGATCGCTTGGCCTATTCCAGCCCTGGGAACTGCAAGGGTTTGACCAGTTGATGCGGCTGCGACCCAATGAAGGACCCGATCCACGACTGTTATTAGTGACAATCACTGAAGAAGATGTGCAGTCCCAACCTAAGGAAGAAAGAAGAGCCGCCTCCTTATCCGATCGTTCCTTAGCAAAACTGCTGGCAAAGCTGGAGCAGTATCAACCGAGAGCTATTGGTTTGGATATTTATCGGGAGAATCCTGTGGGAGGGGAATACCAGGATTTAGCGACTCGGATGCAAACTAGTGATCACTTTTTTGCCATCTGCCAATACGGAGACCCAGGAGTTTCCCCACCTCCAGAAGTCCCAGAGGTTCGCCAAGGCTTTAATAATGTTTTACTCGACCCCGATCGCATTATCCGTCGCCATCTGTTGGCTGTAGGGTCACCATCTCCTTGTCAGAGCTACTACTCATTTAATGTCCAGTTGGCAACACGTTATCTGGCTGATCTAGGAATCCAGTTGGAGGTGACAGAAAATTACTTAAAGCTTGGCACTACAGTTTTTAAGACCCTAGAAAAGGATTCTGGTGGATATCACAATCTAGACTCTCGTGGTCAGCAACTATTACTGAATTATCGAGCTTCCGGTCAAATTGCTGAGACCGTTTCCCTTGCAGAGGTTCTCACGGATCAGTTCAATCCTGACTTAGTCAGGAATCGCATTGTGATCATCGGTACCATTGCGCCTAGTTTTAATGATAATTTTTGGCGCACACCCTACAGTGGTGGTCAGTGGTCTGTTGAGACCATGAGTGGGATAGAAATTCAGGCACAGATGATCAGTCACATCCTCAGTGCAGTGCTGGATAACCGACCGTTGATTTGGTGGTGGTCTGAGCCTGGTGAAGCGCTCTGGATTTGGTGCTGGGCTGTGCTCGGGGGTACGGTTGCTGGAAACTTTAACGTGCTGCGTTCCGTCGTGTTGGGTACTGGAACTGCTTTGGTTGTTTTATATGGAAGTTGCTCGGTTTTGCTGATAGTAACAGGTGGTTGGGTGCCATTAATTCCCGCTACTATAGCATTGGTGGCTACTAGTGTAGTCGTTTACTGTCGTTTACAAAAGTGA